The following are encoded in a window of Desulfonatronovibrio magnus genomic DNA:
- the cls gene encoding cardiolipin synthase, translating to MALFIFFLIMLLNVWAAGHALMYKRDPRTAWGWIVTCLLIPTLGPILYYLLGINRIKTRAKKLKAEPLALTQQGRGAPQSTLTSRVLVQDVDKFHSNLRAGLTDKLTNRPLLGGNKVHVLFNGNQAFPEMLAAINSARKYVYLQTFIFESNNWGMRFVGALSQACKRGLDVRVLVDGIGELYSWPKISRYLKRAGVPFSRFLPPKLIPVSPFLNLRNHRKMLIIDDMMGFTGGMNIGDRHVVDYEKSKGAQDIQFQFKGPVVSQMKDVFMEDWSFCKGFHLPTRDSGHDLQVFGDAFCRTITVGPNQDIDKLRMLYTGMVSQAKSKIIIMTPYFLPSQELLGALQVASLRGVEVTIVLPEKNNLPFVHWATRNMLWEILQYRVNVYYQPPPFDHSKLFLVDDEYCVIGSANMDPRSLRLNFEMVVEVYSKRLAAILYSHVEQKIMSSRKLTLEEVDSRSIPARLRDSLCWLFSPYL from the coding sequence ATGGCCCTGTTTATCTTTTTCCTGATCATGCTTTTAAATGTCTGGGCAGCCGGACATGCTCTAATGTACAAACGAGACCCGAGAACTGCATGGGGTTGGATTGTAACCTGTCTGCTTATCCCCACATTAGGACCAATTCTCTATTATCTTCTGGGCATCAACCGCATTAAAACCAGAGCTAAAAAACTTAAGGCTGAACCTCTGGCTCTGACTCAACAGGGGAGGGGGGCTCCTCAAAGCACCCTGACTTCCAGAGTATTAGTGCAGGATGTTGATAAGTTTCACTCAAATTTAAGAGCTGGATTGACGGACAAACTGACCAACCGCCCTTTGCTGGGGGGTAATAAAGTACATGTTTTGTTTAATGGCAATCAGGCCTTTCCTGAAATGCTTGCGGCCATTAACAGCGCAAGGAAATATGTATATCTCCAGACGTTTATTTTTGAAAGTAACAATTGGGGGATGCGTTTTGTGGGGGCTTTATCCCAGGCATGTAAGCGTGGTCTGGATGTTAGGGTTTTGGTGGATGGAATTGGAGAGTTGTATTCATGGCCAAAGATAAGTCGCTACCTCAAAAGGGCAGGTGTTCCTTTTTCTCGTTTTCTCCCTCCAAAGCTTATTCCAGTGTCTCCTTTTCTCAACCTGCGCAATCATAGAAAAATGTTAATTATTGATGATATGATGGGATTTACAGGTGGTATGAATATAGGCGACAGACATGTTGTTGACTATGAAAAAAGCAAAGGAGCACAGGATATTCAATTTCAGTTCAAAGGCCCTGTAGTATCCCAGATGAAAGACGTATTCATGGAAGACTGGTCTTTCTGTAAAGGATTTCATTTGCCGACCAGGGATTCAGGCCATGATCTGCAGGTCTTTGGAGATGCTTTTTGCAGAACTATCACTGTTGGACCTAACCAGGATATAGATAAATTGAGAATGCTTTATACAGGGATGGTTTCTCAGGCGAAAAGTAAGATTATTATCATGACTCCATACTTTCTTCCATCTCAGGAACTCCTTGGTGCGCTCCAGGTAGCTTCCCTGAGAGGTGTAGAAGTTACTATTGTTCTGCCTGAAAAGAACAACCTTCCATTTGTTCACTGGGCTACCCGCAATATGCTTTGGGAAATCCTTCAATACAGGGTTAATGTATATTACCAGCCACCACCTTTTGATCATTCCAAGCTGTTTCTCGTGGATGATGAGTACTGTGTTATCGGGTCGGCAAATATGGATCCCCGCAGTCTGAGATTGAACTTTGAAATGGTGGTGGAGGTATATTCCAAAAGGCTGGCAGCTATTCTTTACTCTCACGTTGAGCAAAAGATAATGTCGTCCAGGAAGCTGACTCTGGAGGAAGTGGACTCACGTTCTATTCCTGCCAGACTCAGAGATTCCTTATGCTGGCTGTTCAGCCCATACCTATGA
- a CDS encoding CheR family methyltransferase — protein MKITPDELKIISQYIYNLSGIYLDQSKAYLLENRLKPLLQQEKLASYRDLYNKSRSDGTKKLEKAIIDAITTKETLFFRDNAPFELLKHKILPDIIDARSKKTHSSMPVKLRIWSAACSTGQEVYSIAIAVKEIIPDLNKYQVNILGTDISDEAIAKSSYGKYNKFEIERGLTSDKLNKFFNPTPDGNWRIKDEIRALANFRKINLMQPFSVLGKFDIVFCRNVAIYFKPDDKKRLFERIAGVLQPDGCLLIGSTESLSGVTRSFVPKRYLRSIFYQLD, from the coding sequence ATGAAAATTACTCCCGACGAACTGAAGATTATTTCACAGTATATATATAATCTTTCAGGAATCTACCTTGACCAAAGTAAGGCATACTTGCTGGAAAACAGGCTCAAACCGTTGTTGCAGCAGGAAAAACTTGCCTCCTACAGGGACCTTTACAACAAATCCAGATCTGATGGCACCAAAAAGCTGGAAAAAGCCATAATTGATGCCATCACAACTAAGGAAACTCTTTTTTTCAGGGACAATGCTCCTTTTGAGCTTTTGAAGCATAAAATTTTGCCGGATATCATTGATGCCAGAAGTAAAAAGACACATTCTTCCATGCCGGTTAAACTCAGAATCTGGAGTGCTGCATGTTCCACAGGCCAGGAAGTTTACAGCATAGCTATTGCTGTCAAAGAGATCATCCCTGACCTCAATAAGTATCAAGTGAACATTCTTGGCACGGACATTTCTGATGAAGCCATAGCCAAGTCAAGCTACGGTAAATACAATAAATTTGAGATTGAAAGAGGCTTGACCAGTGACAAACTTAACAAATTTTTTAATCCCACTCCTGATGGCAACTGGAGAATAAAAGACGAGATCAGAGCCTTAGCGAATTTTCGCAAGATCAATCTTATGCAGCCTTTCTCAGTGCTTGGTAAGTTTGATATCGTTTTTTGCAGAAATGTAGCCATATATTTCAAGCCAGACGACAAAAAAAGGCTTTTTGAAAGAATTGCTGGCGTATTACAGCCTGATGGGTGTCTTCTTATTGGCTCAACTGAGTCTCTTTCAGGCGTGACAAGGTCATTTGTTCCCAAAAGATATCTTCGTTCCATTTTTTATCAATTAGATTAG
- a CDS encoding protein-glutamate methylesterase/protein-glutamine glutaminase, with translation MALRVLVVDDTIVYRKIIGDVLNDFPDVEVVGTASNGKIALNRIESLKPDLITLDVEMPVMDGVQTLEEIQKRKINVGVVMVSTLTKRGSDITMKALELGAFDFITKPDKESREENISILQRALSPRVKHFLKRLDIKKALRKTDKDPRVKPKPASTPTIHSARMAHEKSDIVAIGISTGGPNALTRMLPMLPGNLNVPVVIVQHMPPIFTKSLAESLDQKCSLRIKEAEDGEILRSNHVYIAPGGKQTKVVTGAAQKKILRITDDPPENNCKPAADYLFRSVAREFKNKVTGVIMTGMGNDGTLGLKVMKALGAVVIGQDEDTCVVYGMPKMAHDAGVVDIMVPLERIAAEIVSTVKR, from the coding sequence ATGGCTCTCAGGGTTCTCGTTGTTGATGACACAATTGTATACCGAAAAATCATTGGTGATGTGTTAAATGATTTTCCTGATGTCGAGGTGGTCGGAACAGCAAGCAATGGTAAGATTGCGCTGAATAGGATTGAATCTCTTAAACCTGATCTGATAACCCTTGATGTAGAAATGCCGGTTATGGACGGCGTGCAGACTCTTGAAGAAATTCAAAAGAGAAAGATCAATGTCGGGGTGGTGATGGTCAGCACCCTGACTAAAAGAGGCAGCGATATCACCATGAAGGCCCTTGAATTAGGGGCATTTGACTTTATTACTAAGCCAGACAAGGAGTCGCGCGAAGAAAATATCAGTATTCTGCAAAGAGCCCTTTCTCCCCGGGTCAAGCATTTTTTAAAACGCTTGGACATTAAGAAAGCACTACGGAAAACTGATAAGGATCCCCGGGTCAAACCCAAACCTGCCTCAACTCCTACAATCCATTCAGCGAGAATGGCGCATGAAAAGTCAGATATTGTTGCCATCGGTATATCTACAGGTGGGCCCAATGCCTTGACAAGAATGCTGCCCATGTTGCCAGGAAATCTTAATGTTCCAGTGGTAATTGTGCAGCATATGCCTCCCATATTTACCAAATCTCTGGCAGAAAGTCTTGATCAGAAATGCAGCCTGCGCATCAAGGAAGCAGAAGATGGAGAGATCCTGCGTTCTAATCATGTTTATATTGCCCCTGGTGGAAAGCAGACTAAAGTTGTCACCGGTGCAGCTCAGAAAAAGATTTTACGTATTACTGATGATCCACCTGAAAATAATTGCAAGCCTGCGGCAGATTATCTTTTTCGTTCCGTAGCCCGGGAATTTAAAAACAAAGTCACAGGTGTGATTATGACAGGGATGGGCAATGACGGCACCTTGGGGCTCAAAGTAATGAAGGCCCTTGGAGCTGTTGTGATTGGACAGGATGAGGATACCTGTGTTGTGTATGGCATGCCTAAGATGGCCCATGATGCAGGAGTCGTTGATATTATGGTACCTTTAGAACGGATAGCAGCCGAAATAGTCAGCACTGTCAAAAGATGA
- a CDS encoding ATP-binding protein, whose product MTIDCKITKTSLSCEFPADPTLVESLMEKVKLFLDAACDEKTFFNLTIVLRESLNNAIFHGADQDHSKIISCRALLTKDKVEFEVSGPGPGFDWRDSLKRNPAGSTSHCGWGLFLIRQYSDGFEYNDSGTVLRFWIMLNPRRSEHTVKLNDCS is encoded by the coding sequence ATGACTATAGATTGCAAAATCACTAAAACCAGCTTGAGTTGTGAATTTCCTGCTGACCCAACTCTTGTGGAATCACTAATGGAAAAGGTTAAGCTTTTCCTTGATGCTGCGTGTGATGAAAAAACTTTTTTTAATTTGACTATTGTCTTGAGAGAATCGCTGAATAATGCTATTTTTCATGGAGCAGACCAGGATCATTCCAAAATTATTTCCTGCAGGGCCTTGTTGACTAAGGACAAAGTGGAGTTTGAAGTTTCAGGGCCTGGTCCTGGTTTTGACTGGCGGGACAGCCTTAAAAGAAATCCTGCAGGCAGTACTTCTCATTGCGGTTGGGGGCTTTTTTTAATAAGACAATATTCTGACGGGTTCGAGTATAATGATTCAGGAACAGTTTTAAGGTTCTGGATTATGTTGAATCCCCGCAGGTCTGAGCACACAGTCAAATTAAATGATTGCTCCTGA
- a CDS encoding response regulator, producing the protein MNQEKKFRPALILIVDDSPLNRRLLKVVLQNSGYQTMEAENGKMARSMASENLPDLILLDVMMPVEDGFDTCKGLKQNPLTKDIPIIFISALNDTENIVKGLELGGVDYIGKPFARTEVLARIRVHLELKFAKEKLVESQVRHFADIREAQESFLVDPEMYPEARFKYIFRPILEAGGDFLDVIRTGENTYVYTVADISGHNLGTAYVTSALKVLFDQNINPYTPVEEGLRMTNAVLNRILQPSQHLTAAFLLVDKGMNKAFLYNAGHLPAVNVKASTKEAKLLEAEGDILGPFEQVEFYPTQEHVEPGDRFFLFTDGLVELFGDSMRTRTQGIEEVMKQAAASADLPLGESLEFIFEHLCPDKNLLQDDVVILGTEV; encoded by the coding sequence ATGAATCAAGAAAAAAAATTCAGGCCCGCGCTAATCCTAATTGTAGATGATTCTCCCTTGAACAGAAGGCTACTAAAGGTCGTTCTCCAAAATTCCGGTTACCAGACTATGGAGGCTGAAAATGGAAAGATGGCCAGAAGTATGGCTTCTGAGAATTTGCCGGACCTGATCTTGCTCGATGTAATGATGCCTGTTGAAGACGGTTTTGATACATGTAAAGGTTTAAAGCAAAATCCTCTTACCAAGGATATACCCATCATCTTCATTTCCGCACTGAACGATACTGAAAATATTGTAAAGGGATTGGAACTCGGTGGTGTGGATTATATAGGGAAACCCTTTGCCAGGACAGAAGTGCTGGCCCGAATCAGGGTTCACCTTGAGCTTAAGTTTGCCAAGGAAAAGCTTGTTGAATCTCAGGTCAGACACTTTGCTGACATCAGAGAAGCCCAGGAATCGTTTTTAGTTGATCCTGAAATGTATCCGGAAGCGCGATTCAAGTATATTTTTCGGCCCATATTAGAAGCGGGCGGAGATTTTCTTGATGTCATCAGAACCGGAGAAAACACCTATGTATACACAGTTGCGGATATAAGCGGGCATAACCTTGGCACTGCTTATGTAACATCTGCCCTGAAAGTATTGTTTGATCAGAATATTAACCCCTACACCCCGGTGGAGGAAGGCTTGCGGATGACGAACGCAGTTTTAAACAGAATTCTGCAACCTTCCCAGCACCTGACTGCAGCCTTCCTTTTGGTGGATAAAGGTATGAACAAGGCATTTCTCTATAATGCAGGTCATCTGCCTGCGGTTAATGTCAAGGCTTCGACAAAAGAGGCTAAGCTGCTGGAAGCTGAAGGAGACATTTTAGGACCTTTTGAACAGGTTGAGTTTTATCCGACTCAAGAACATGTTGAGCCTGGAGACAGATTCTTTCTTTTTACTGATGGACTGGTGGAACTTTTTGGCGATTCGATGAGGACACGGACCCAAGGCATTGAAGAGGTGATGAAGCAAGCTGCTGCATCTGCAGACCTCCCCTTAGGAGAATCCCTTGAATTTATTTTTGAGCATTTATGCCCGGATAAAAATTTGCTCCAGGATGATGTAGTTATTCTTGGGACGGAGGTCTGA